The following is a genomic window from Ictalurus furcatus strain D&B chromosome 14, Billie_1.0, whole genome shotgun sequence.
acaCAAGTCAGTAAGGTACTACTTTCAGCACAAATCTATGTTCATGCACTTGATTATTGTGATATAACCATATTACAGCATATCAGGTCATTATTAATACTGAATGACAGACAGTGGATTTATATAACGGAACATTTCTGATTAATGCACTAATGCAGTTAGGCTTTAGGACcttatgttttaaataataaaaaaataaatacatagaaaacatacaatacagtacaacatGCAAATACGATGATCCTGCACACACAGCGGAAATTTATTCTGTCTCTTACTATTACTGGATTCAGTATTAAAACAATTTTGTTTCCCACTTTTGAGCTGATTTTGTCAAACAGATGAATAAAAGACTTACTTTTACCTGTAAAAAGTAGAAAGTACCtttacttgtatttatttacacagtGGTGGCCCTGAACTATTTGGCACGCTAGGCGAAATTTTCCAGTgacactcaccaccaccaccaacagcaACAACCACCtgccaaacaaaaatatttgaaaagcacaaacaaatttCTGCATGtcattacacatacacattgtGTTCATGTTTTTCAGTGTGGCATGAATTCTTTTCCAAACCTCTCCTCTCGACCAACCACATATGCACTTGTCTCCTGATCATAAATATATTAgggattattatgattatacagggtgtccctaggggaaattaacactttttaacaaaatgtcttccaacatgtttcatacttagtttatattttatatatatatatatatatatatatatatatatatatatatatatatatatatatatatatattcttttccaGATAGCCTTAAAGAAtgcttttgacaaaagaagaatgtattgaaatcgaGAATGGCTGGctcgggaagctgtcacaaggttgcgatggacttttaACAGGAATCATGGCAAACACATAACACACGACAATGATAccaaaattattaacaaattcaaaaagactggaagtgttgtggaccaaccAAGAAGTGAAAGCACACTAACTATctactgacgaaggcacaaccgacgaggtcccttatgtatggagccTTTTGGACACCTTTTATTTTCATCGCTTAGATTGAGCCATTTCCCCCAGCTTTTGTAAAGTAGCCATTTCTAATCCTCTGATGTTGGCATTTACAGTCCAGTCAGCACACCTTTTTGTCCAAACTTCTGGAGAAATCTTTTGTTGATTGACagctctgtgtttttgtttgtttgattgtttgttgaacttttttttgggAGGGATTTACAAGCATGATGGATTTTCGTGTACAGCATAGTACAGAATGTTCTTTGAATGAGAATACATTGCTCAGAACGTGTTTCTGTTTCGTTACTGTTAGAATTCCGTGCACTATTTGATACtattaacaataatatttataatatctgCTTGAAAACAGTGAAATGAACCGGTTCTTGCCTGGTTTAGTTATTTTGACAGATCATTACCTGATTGTTTAGGCTATGGAGCATTACCATTGCTTCATAGcctaaaaaaatcatttgcattTCTTCATAGCCTAAAAGAGTGAATTGTGGTGTCCCACATGGTTTTGTTTTAGGCCCCCTTGTAATGTTTCATAATCTTGGCTTTCCTTTCTATGCTGACTAAACACATTTATCAGTCCAGCCAGATTCAGGAGAAATAGAAGACTgtgtaaatgacattttaaaaaaaacaaacccaccttaataataataataataataataataataataattttcttttgCTACATtcgaataaaactgaaatactgATGTTGGGTACTAAGTCTGCTCACAGTAAGGTTGCTAGAACGTTCATCCTAGAACTTCTAGGACGTCTATTCTGTGGAAGCTGAGGTGTAGCCCTTGCTGCTGGTTTATTATTTGATTCCCATCTAACTAAAATAACTAAAACAGCTCATTATCATCTGCAAAACACAAGACATACGCTAATCCTAAATACATGCTTTCATAACTTCTAGGATGGACTATTTAATGTGTTGCTTTCTGGCTGGCTTACTGCCGCTTTAAGAAAGCTTCAACAGCATGCATTCTTACCGAAAAAGAAAGTCAGAGCACATTACTATGACATTATTTTAGTTCTTGCTGTGCTCCTGAAGCAGTATAACCCATCTTGAGCACTTCATTCAGCTGAGGCAGGTCAGCTCTTACTCCTGACAATCAATCACAGCTGAGGCAATCAAAGACATCTCGTACATTGCCCCTAAACTCTGGAATAGTGTTCCAGAGAGCATGAGGAACATCGTGTAACTTTTTAGGTGTTTTTTAAAACCCACTGTACTTGTTCCGTTTttcacaatttttgtttaatagctgaacgtTCTGGCTTcctgaaacatacctcaaacaaattaaatgaaattgtcATTGAGTCaatctgcctttcctgaagaaaagctttagcactctttgctctgtggcgAGACGCATCATCATCTTGAAGAATGGCTTCATCACCAAACCTTTTTTCTGTCGATgtaatgagaaaagtgtccaaaatttgtTAAGGAAATGATTGccatctaaccctaacctgaCATGTAgccccatatcataaatgagtggaaattttattgttttcttcacgCAGTCGTCTTTATATGTTTCGTTAGAACAGCACCAGACAAAAtctccagcatcatctccttggccaatgcagattcgtgattcatcactgaatatcactttcatctgATTCTCCACACTCCATGATCGCTTCTCTTTAGtccactgtaaccttgttttcttctgtttagttgttagtgctggttttcttttggcttttctatacgCAAACCAAATTTCACTCAGCTCATATCTTACAGTTCTGTCTCAAACACTGACTCCTGTTTCCATCCActtgtttctcatttgttttgttgtgcattttgtatTGTCAAGGCATATCACTTTGCGTTTTCTATTCTGACGCTTTGACGTCTTCCTTGGTCGACCCgtatatgttttccttttataaccttcccattttgtttatacttttataattttagacacagctgactgggaacaactgGCCTCTTTTGCCATACTCCATGTTGGagttccttcttgaaggagttttataatgcTTTCCATTATTTCCATACTTTacaactctcttgttggggccatgtttcctttcgaTAAGTCCAAGCTTAAGGTGTGTAAGCACTGTAAGACTTGTGCTGgtgtttgttttagaaatgcaaattacaaagagattccatcttttttttttcctctacttgatctggaaaaaaatatgccattaattaaactACTTTAATtgaacttgtttgaggtatgtttaatgaagccagaatgttcagctattaaacaaaaattgttttgtgtcatatttacatttacatttattcatttagcagacgcttttatccaaagcgacttacaaatgaggaaatgcgagcaaagcgatatatcaagcggagaacaatacaagtagtgctactatacaagatcttttaattgagttctagaaaagcaaagtgcgcagagtagaggtataagtgccagagtaatttttttttttttatttaaaaaattttttaggataatgtggggttggcgttttaggggttagttaagtgttcacggaagaggtgggtctttagccgttttttgaagatagtgtctggattgaggttgaaagttcattccaccactgagggaagTTAGTGTGATGTCATATGTGTGCTTTATTTAagcacacactcatatgtgtgctttgtttatttgctatgaagtaaaaaaaaaatccggatgaacatcctctaagtgtgctGATTCCATCATTTGTGCCAGGTTTCATTGCACATTTTGAGACTCGTGTTAATTcttatttattggtttattaGTGATTCCAGATGGTTTTATTAATGTGCCGTTATCGTTAATACTCCTCATACGCATGAGCACTCCAtatgagagaaaagcaagcaGCCTTTTCTCAGTCGTTTCCATAGCAGCGCAACGTGCTGATTCAGGACTTCACTAATCCAGGCGAAAAGCATGACAATGTATTTTTAGTCCGTGTTATTTTAGGACACAGACAGTTGATGTTACCAGCGTGTGTCTGAGAATTTCCCAAACTGAGCTTTTTAGCTTTGGACCCTGAGGCTTTTGATGGCCGGGAACTGGAACGAGTTTAACCTGCTCTTCCTCCCTGAGATGTGAGTACAGCAGCGCTTCTCTTACACTCCTGTTCCTCTGTAGGCAGCATGGCGGCCGAGCTCTCCACCTCGATAAACATCAAAGAGCCTCGCTGGGATCAGGGGACGTTCGTGGGCAGAGCCAAACATTTCTTCACCGTCACAGACCCACGCAACGTTCTGCTGTCTAACGAGCAGCTCGACAAAGCACGCAGGATCATACAGGATTACAGGTAGTGAAACAAATCCACTAGTTCCACTAGCTTCTGTGGAACTATATTTAAAGTGTGGGTATTctctctgggggaaaaaaacaaaacacaaacaatttgTAGCTTTTGTGCatagtttcacaaaatgttgcATGCTTATCATTTTATGTCATGCATATTTTAACTTTTTCCCTCCCTCTTTGCTCCCAGACAGGGAGTGGTGACTCCAGGTCTGACAGAAGATGAGCTCTGGAGGGCCAAATACGTTTTTGACTCTGCGTTCCATCCAGACACGGGTGAGAAGATGCTGCTTATCGGCCGCATGTCCGCTCAGGTGCCCATGAATATGACCATCACCGGCTGCATGATGACCTTCTATAGGTGAGCAGAACCAAGGAAAAGGACCACTCGAGAAAACGTTGAATCGTGGCACAATAGATGtaatgtggagtattcctgttttagtcgcgttatcgatgTGCGTTATAGGcatgtacacattttaatcacactattaatgttatgtgggagttttcaccacattttgcgacaggacacacacacacacacggcagtgctcaaccgtttgacagtAAACAAGAGAacatggctgcgtcccaaaccgcgtacttaagTACtatgtagtaggagaaataaatgtataaatgtattggTTGAACACTAACAACACTAACAACTAGCATAGCAAGCAAAAACTAAGCTAACAAATGAACACTAACAACTAGCATAGCGAGTAAAAGCTAAGCTAACCAATGAACACTAACAACTAGCATAGCAAGTAAAAGCTAAGCTAACCAATGAATACTAACAATTAGCATAGCGCGTAAAAGTTAAGctcacaaatgaacactaacAACTAGCATAGTGAGTAAAAGCTAAGCTAACCAATGAACACTAACATCTAGCATAGAGAGCAAAAGCTAAGCTTACCAATGAACACTAACATAGCGAGCAAAAGCTAAGATAACCAATGAACACTAACAACTAGCATAGTAAGCAAAAGCTAAGCTAAGAAATAAACACTAACATAGCGAGTAAAAGCTAAGCTAACCAATGAACATTAACAACTAGCATAGTGAGTAAAAGCTAAGCTAACCAATGAACACTAACAACTAGCATAGCGAGTAAAAGCTAAGctcacaaatgaacactaacAACTAGCATAGCGAGTAAAAGCTAAGCTAACCAATGAACACTTGTGCGGCAGACTTGGAATGaacagatgtacaggtgttcctattaaattgGCCAGTGAGTTATACATATTCTGTCACAATTAATCACACTGAAAGTGTTACACTATACAGCCGGTGTACTATAGActtgtgtgtggtggtggtggtggttatATAATCCCCAAACTGATTCAATACGtgaatctttcttttttttaggaCAACCCCAGCAGTTCTGTTCTGGCAGTGGATCAATCAGTCCTTCAATGCAATAGTCAACTACACCAACCGCAGTGGTGATGCTCCCATTACAGTAAAGTGAGTGTCTGTTTCATCAAATCCTCGCAATATATTTTGGCATTATTACCCAGCCCTAATCTCCTGTGTTCAGTCAGCTCGGCACGGCGTACGTCTCAGCCACGACGGGAGCGGTGGCCACGGCTTTAGGACTCAACTCGCTCGCAAAGGTAGCGTTCTTCAGCAGTGTTTCTAATCtcattcctgtgtgtgtttacacagatCTGAGCAGAGAAATGATTCAGCAGCTAGGGCTGGTGTAAAAGCAGGCTGGTTTTATATAAACGCCTGCATGCCGTAACACGTGTGTTACATTTTCATACGTTTCACCTCGGGCCAATACAGGGAGAGAGGGGCAAATACAGATTTCAAATTAAGGCCCCAAGAAACTATTTGcttctttcatttctctctgctgatggattattttattgtttctcaCCAGAATTTCTCCTCTTTCAATGgaaagtgggtggagcttagAGAAAGCTTGCGTAAGCTTCATTCATTTCAATGTAGATTTCAGCAAAACTGTGCATTAACACTTTTTCTTTGGGCTTAGCAATCTAGTGTGTGAAAGCTAAGCTGACAAACAACAACTAACATAGCGAGTAAAAGCTAAGCTAACAAATGAACACTAACATAGTAAGCAAAAGCTAAGCTAAACGAACACTAACATAGCGAGCAAAAGCTAAGCTTACAAACGAACACTAACTTAGCGAGCAAAATCTAAGCTTACAAGCGAAGACTAACATAGCGAGCAAAAGCGAAGCTTACAAACGAACACTAACATAGTGAGCAAAAGCTAAGCTTACAAATGAACACTAACATAGCGAGCAAAAGTTAAGATAACAAATGAACACCAACATAGCGAGCAAAAGCTAAGCTTACAAACGAACACTAACATAGCGAGAAAAAGCTAAGcttacaaacaaacactaacaTAGCAAGCAAAAGTTAAGCTAACAAATGAACACTAACAAGCAACATAGCGAGCAAAAGTTAAGCTAACAAACGAACACTAACATCGCGAGCAAACATTAACCTAACAAATGAACCCTAACAGCTAACATAGCGAGTAAAGACTCAGCTAACACATGAATACTAACATAGCAAGCAAAAGTTAAGATAACAAACGAACACTAACAACTAGCATAGCGACCAAAAGCTAAGCTAACAAATGATCACTAATAAGGAACATAGCAAGAAAAAGCTTAGCTTACAAATGAACACTAACATAGCAAGAAAAAGCCAAGCTAACAAATGAACACTAACAAGTAACATAGCGAGCAAAAGCTAAGCTAACAAATGAACACTAACATAGCGAGCAAAC
Proteins encoded in this region:
- the sfxn1 gene encoding sideroflexin-1 — its product is MAAELSTSINIKEPRWDQGTFVGRAKHFFTVTDPRNVLLSNEQLDKARRIIQDYRQGVVTPGLTEDELWRAKYVFDSAFHPDTGEKMLLIGRMSAQVPMNMTITGCMMTFYRTTPAVLFWQWINQSFNAIVNYTNRSGDAPITVNQLGTAYVSATTGAVATALGLNSLAKHISPLVGRFVPFAAVAAANCINIPLMRQRELKHGIPVMDENGNRLGESSKAAQQAISQVVISRILMASPGMAIPPFLMNSLEQKAFLKRFPWMSAPIQVGLVGFCLVFATPLCCALFPQKSSMAVSRLEPEIQEKIRSSHPGVERVYFNKGL